CCGGTTCTCTTTTAGCCAATCCGAGTGTCTCGGCCGTTTCGGCGTGGACTTCCCGGAAAAGTTCCGGATTGTCATTCAGTGACACACCGTAGGAAGGAATCATTTCCTTGATTTTCGGTTCCCATGCTTCCAAATGCTGCGGGAAGCATTTCTTGAAGATCTCGAGCATTGCATGGACAGCTGTCGAAGCGCCTGGAGAAGCACCAAGCAGTGCAGCGATGGAGCCGTCTTCAGCTGTGACAATCTCCGTGCCGAACTGAAGCGTCCCTTTTCCTCCGGCTTCCGTATCTTTGATCACCTGCACCCGCTGCCCCGCTGTCACCGTCCGCCAGTCTTCGCTTTTTGCATCGGGAACAAACGCACGTAATTCATCCATCCGTTTTTCATCCGACAGCAGCACTTGCTGGATCAGATATTTCGTCAACGGTATTTCTTTTGCGCCTGCAGACAGCATCGTCAGCAGGTTTGCCGGTTTGACAGAACCGATCAAATCCAAGTAAGAACCTGTTTTCAGGAACTTCGGCGAGAAGCCGGCATACGGACCGAACAGCAATGTCTTTTTATGATCGATAAATCGCGTATCAAGATGCGGCACAGACATCGGCGGCGCGCCGACCTGGGCTTTGCCGTAAACTTTCGCATGATGCCGTTCCACGACTTCCGGGTTATCACAGACAAGGAACAGCCCGCTCACCGGGAATCCGCCGATTTTCTTCGACTCCGGGATACCGGTTTTCTGCAATAGCGGCAAACTTCCGCCTCCGCCGCCGATAAATACGAATTTTGCTGTATGGTACTCGATTTTATTGTTCGCGATGTCATGGACTTTCACTTCCCACGAGCCATCAGCCGTGCGTTTGATATCCTGGACACTATGCTCATAATGGACGGCGATGTTTTCACCGGCTAAGTGATTGAACAGCATACGGGTCAGTTCACCGAAATTGACGTCCGTTCCGGAGTCGATTTTCGTTGCCGCAATCGGTTCATCCGCTGAACGCCCTTCCATAATCAGCGGAATCCATTCTTTCAATTTGGCGGGATCCTCGGAAAACTCCATTCCTTGGAACAACGGACTGGCTGAAAGCGCTTCAAAACGCTTTTTCAGGAACGTCACATTTTCCTCTCCGCGCACCATGCTCATATGCGGCAGCGACATGATAAAATCCTCTGGATTGCTGATCCGCTTGTTATTGACGAGGAACGACCAGAACTGTCGCGACAGCTGGAACTGCTCATTCACTTTGATCGCTTTTGTGATATCGATGGAGCCATCCGGCTTTTCCGGTGTGTAGTTCAACTCACACAATGCAGCATGGCCTGTACCCGCGTTATTCCATTCATTCGAGCTTTCTGCTCCCGGGCCTGAGAGTTTTTCAAATACATTGATTTCCCACTCCGGCGCTAATTCTTTCAGCAAGGATCCCAGAGTCGCACTCATGACTCCGGCACCAATCATAATAACGTCTGTTTTTTTCGGCATGTCACTCATTATACCCTTCCTTATCCCCTATAGTGGCAAAAAAGAATAGCATTCCAGACAACGCCGCCATAAGCAGGCCCGCATCCGGAAGGCTCACCTTTTCCGTCTTTCGTATAACCATATCATAAGCTGTGTCCATTCTTCACTGATTGCATTCTGTTCATGGTACTCACTGGCTGGGCAAGCATCGAAAGGTTCAGACCAATGCCCCTTCTCTGCTGTAAAAACTCAATCTTATTATTAAATAATTATAGACTTTCCCGCGAACATTCACAAGACCCCGCCATATCCGGAAGGAAAAACATCCAGTGCGGGTGGAATAATCCACAGCACTGGCGTTCATTTACGGAGCAGCCTGTCAATTTCATCTCCCACTGCTGATAAAAAAACATCTCCTGCAGCCGGCAATGCCCGCGCGGGAGATGCTTTCCTTTTTCCTCCTGATGCCGCTTTAACTTATTTCGTTTTCAGCAACTCATACTGGCGTATAATTTCTTCAGTGATTTCACTGTCTTCAGGCAATCCGCTCACGCTGTTCAGGACGCTTGTCAATCCGTCGCGCTGAACCATCTCCTGCAGCTGTACAGCTTCTTCATCTTCCGGATTGTCGAATAATAAAGCGGCGGCGATGGCTTTTGCCATATTCATATAAGACAGCCCCGCTTTTTGCGCCTGTGTCGCGGGACGGATGAGCCGGTCTTCAGGTCCCAGTTTCCGGATCGGCGCCCGTCCCACCCGTGTGACGCCATCATTCAAGTATGGATTTTTGAAGCGTTCGATATTCTTGTTGATATATTCAAGATGTTCCGCTTCATCCAGACCGTATTCCTTTACCAGGTAAGCGCCTGTCTCTTTCAGCGTTTCTCTGACCTGCTGCTCGATGTCCGGGTCGGCCAGTGTCTGGTCGATGGTCTCTTTTCCTTCCAGGTAGCCGAGATAAGCAATGACAGCATGACCTGTATTTACTGTAAATAGTTTCCGTTCAATGAAAGGCGCCAGCTCGGCTACAAGCTTCATCCCTTCCACATGCGGAATCTCTTCTGTTGTTTCGACGACCCATTCATAATAAGGCTCGACAAGCACATCGAGTGACTCCTGGTCTTGGATCGGAACGATGCGGTCCACAGCAGAATTAAAGAAGTAGACCTTTTCTTCCAGCCCCGCTTTTACTTCGTCATCGAGGTGTTCCATAACATGCGCTTTCAGAATATCGGTCGCACCGATCTGATTTTCACACGCAATAATATACAATTTATCGTCGGTCGCATTTACACGCGCGGTGATCCCCCGGGCAATCAAAGGAGCGATTCGCGGTAAAATAGTCGGACCGATTGCAGTCGTCACATAGGCGGCGCTTTGGATTGCGCCAATAACCGCATCTTCCTGATGCATGTTATTTAATCCGGATACATTTTCAATCGTCATCGTTTCTTCTTCCGGCTGGGCGAGCCTGACTTCATACGTGCCCAGATCATTCAGCTTGCCGATGACCTGTTCTGCAATATCAACGAACGTGACGTGATAGCCTGACTGGGCGAAGAGTGCGCCGATAAAGCCCCGGCCGATATTTCCGGCACCAAAGTGAACAGTTTGTTTCATTATCATCATTCCTTTATCAGATTATGTTGAAGATAGTCCAAAAACAGATCTTCGAGTTTCTTTCGGATCATGTTCTCATTGGAAGAAGAAAAAATCATCATCGCTACGTCACTCTCGATCAGGCTCGAGCTGATGAGACTGAGGATCTCTTGCTCTCTGACACTCATGCTCACCGGAGCCAGCATCAGCAGCAGATTATTCATGTGTACGGTCTCGCCATCCATCCCTTTGATCGGGCACGGTTTATCGAGATGCGCCACTTGGAAGATCAGTTCCCGGATACTTTCGTCCCGGCAGTGGAAAAGACCGATATTCGTATCCGGAATTCCGAGACCGCCTTTCTTTTCGCGCTCTTCCAGTTCACGCTGCACGCTTTCCGGATTGGTGATCAGTCCGTCCCGCGTGCTTTGTTCGACCATTTCCTGCAGCACGAGCCGATGATCTGCGACTTGCTGTTTTCTGTAGACTTTTAAATTAGTCAGAATCGATTCCATACTGGAATGGACATCCTTTATCTCCTGCAGGAGTGTCTGCACGTTCGGCTGGTTCGGCTGGGCAGGCTCTTCAAACTGATTTCCGGCGTTCAAATACCGTTTTCTGCTGATGATCTTCTCCAAATGATCCTGCAGATAATTTTCGATATCCCGGATGTCCCTGTCACTCAACAATGGACTCACCATAATATAATCCACGTCTGTAACCGGAAGGCGAATAGTGGAAATCACAATGTCATAATCATGGAAGTTGCCGGATTGAAAATCATTGATCGACGAAATGGCGACAGAATCGATTTCAACCAATTCCTTTTGGATCCGGCTTGCCAGCATTTTCGATGTGCCGATGCCTGTCGGACAAACAACAATAGCGTTGAGCTTGATCCGCTCTTCATTCATCAGCAGCGCTGATCCGAAATGCAGGACGATGAACGCGATCTCATCCGCCGGGAAATCGATATCCGGAAACTCGGTTTCCAGGCTTTTCTTGACCGCCATGAACAGCATCGGATATTTTCTTTTAATCTCTTCCGTCAGCGGATTAAACAGTTCCAATTTTTGTTTCAGCCGGAAAATGGACGGTCCCATATGCGCCAGCAGTCCCTGGTACAGAGAGAAATCGTCAGCGAGATTCACATGCAGGCTGGATGAAACGTCGAGAATCATATTCTTGATCAATTTGCCCAGCAATACATTATCGTAATAAACCAAATCAGCCGCTTGAACTTTTGATCCCCGCAGGATGATTGATAGAAAATGAATATCGCTGCCCGTCAGCGCGATGGAGAGAGCTGATTCCAGCTCATCGGCTACTCCGTTTATCAATTCATATTCACTTGTGTATTCATTTGCCGTTTCATCTTCCTGCTGCAGCAAAAACCCCTGCTCTGTCCGCTGGATCGTCAGGCAGGTATGGATAACCAGCCCGATATAATCGCTGTCCGCCAGTCTTCCCTGCTCTTTGTTGATCTTTTCATTCACCAGTCCATCGACCAGCGTCAGATACCGGGGAGAAAAATAACCGAGTACGTTTCCTTCCATCGGTTTCCCCAGTTGAAGCTGGTACAGGTTTTCAATGATTTCTTCATAAAAGTGAATGAGAAAATAGTTTGCAAGTGCGTGCCGCTTATTGGCTTCTTCTCCACCCACTTCCACGCCGACACCTCTTTTGCGGGTCAACGTAATGGAGAATTTACCGATCCATTCGGCCAGATCATTCAAATAAGCCGACAGCGTAGCTGTGCTGACACCGAGCTGGTTTGCCAGCACCTGCTTTTTGAAGGACGGACCGTCATGCAGCAGGGTGATGAGCAGATTCAGCTTCCGTTCTTCCGGCGTTTCATCGGTGGGCCGGACACTCGTCAAATTTTGGATGAGCCGGTAAATCTGTTCGTTTTTCCCGTCAATGAAGAGGCCGTCGTTCGCCGTCCGCTTCAGCACCAGATCAAATTGCATCAACAGCTTCTCCACGGATTTCAAATCCCGCTGGATTGTCCGGACACTCACATTCAAATACGTCGACAGCGAATGGACTGTATGTTTGCCGGATGTCCGTACAATCAATTCAATAATGGATTTTTCCCTAAATGTGATAAATATGCCTCTCCCTCATTTCGCTTTGAATTTTCCTTCCCTGTAAGATCTTAATCGCGGATTCCGAAAATCAGAATAGCACAAAAAGGCAGGAAATCCCGCCTTTCTGCGCTGATGCTATTAGCTTCTGTTGATGATCTCTTTCACTTCTTTTGCTGTTTTGGCTTGGACCAGTTCATCCACGTTCTCCTGCTCGGCACAAATTACTGCAATGCCGGACAGGATTTCCAGATGGGTACCGTCCTTGCCGGCAATCCCGAAGATCAGTTTTGCGGACTCTCCATCAAAGTCTACCCCGTTCGGAACCTGGACAACCGTAAAACCGGATTTGATGACCGCTTTTTTCGCCGCTTCGGTTCCGTGTGGAATCGCTACGTTATTGCCCATATAGGTAGTGGTGATTTCTTCCCGTTTGAGCATTTCCTCCACGTAGGATTCTTCCACGTAACCGCCCCGGACAAGCGCTTCACCGGCAAACCGGATCGCTTCTTCTTTTGTGGCGAATTCCTGGTTGATGAAGATGTTTTCTTCCAGCAAGAGGCTGTCCTCTTCCTCTTCTGCCATATGTGGTGTGGTGCCCACTGCGTCTGTCTCAGACTCTTCAACGAGTTCCACTTGCGGTTCTGCAACACCGCTATCGCTTTTCAGATTTTCGATCAATCTATCATATTCCGGGCTCGACAGGAAATTATCCACGGAAATGTGATACGCATCCGGTGCTTTGTTTTCAGCCCGCGGCGTCAGTTTCTCTTGGGTGATAATGATTTGTGCGTCAGAAGGGATGTTGCTGATGGCGGTATTGGTAACTGTGATATCCATATCCGCTTCTTTCACCTTTTTCTTCAGGAGCGACGCACCCATGGCACTGGAACCCATACCGGCATCACAGGCGAATACAATCTTGTGTACGTTGCTTGGCATTACCCCGCTGCCCGATGCAGTTCCTGCTGCTCCGGCAGTGGGCGCAACGCCACCAGCCGTAAGGCCAGCAACCGAACTTTTCTTGCCTTTCATCTGTTCCATTTTCGCTGTTGCCGCACTGATATCTTCGTCTGTTTCTTTGCTCGCTTTCAATACGGTTGCTGAAATCAGGAACGACACCGTTGCTGCAACCAGTACCGCCGCGTAATTGGCAAGGAGGACCAGGAATTCCGGTGTGACTGCAGTGATTGCAATTATGCTGCCCGGAGATGCAGGTGCAACCAATCCGCCATTAAGCAATACGAGGGTAAAGACACCGCTCATACCGCCTGCGATGACAGATAAGAGCAGCATCGGCTTCATCAGCACGTATGGGAAGTAGATTTCGTGAATCCCGCCGATGAAATGGATGATCGCCGCCCCTGGTGCCGACTGTTTCGCCACGCCTTTTCCGAACAGCATGAATGCGAGCAGGACACCAAGACCCGGTCCTGGATTGGCTTCCAGCAGGAATAAGACCGATTTTCCCGTCTCCTGAACTTGCTCCAGTCCGATCGGTGTCAGGATTCCGTGGTTGATGGCATTGTTCAGGAACAGGATTTTTCCGGGTTCAATCAGGATGCTCGTCAATGGCAGCAATCCCGTATCGACCAGCCAGTCAACTCCCAAAGTCAGTAACTCTGTGACAGCTGCCACAATCGGGCCGATGATCCAGTAAGCAAAAAGGGCGAGGGCCGCCCCCAGGATACCGGCAGAGAAGTTATTGACGAGCATCTCAAAGCCCGTCCGGATTTTCCCTTCAATCAGCTGGTCAAACTTCTTGATGACAAATCCGCCAGTCGGTCCCATCAGCATAGCTCCTAAAAACATCGGGGTATCCGGAGCTCCGACGATTACGCCCATCGTCGCAATTGCACCAACGACACCACCGCGCTGATCATAGATGAGTCTGCCTCCTGTATACCCGATAAGCAGCGGCAGCAAGTACGTGATCATCGGACCGACCAGTTCGGCCAGACGTTCATTCGGGAAGAACCCGGTTGGTATGAATAATGCAGTGATCAATCCCCAGGCGATGAACGCGCCGATGTTCGGCAGTACCATTGAGCTTAAGAAATTGCCGAATTTCTGCACTGCAACTTTTGCGTTTCCGCGACCGTTTGGACGATCCGCTGTGCGAGTCATATGATCCTTCCTTTCGTAAAGGCAATTTTTTTGCTGTTGTCTCCACTTCATCATAGAGTAGAGATGAAGGCGTTTTCAATGTTTAAGAAAGTCAACTTTGTCGTGCTCTTGATGACAAAGCTGGTGTTTCTGTTTCCTCTTATTCCCTAAGTCATATGACAATAATTTCTCACAGGAACAGGACTAGAAAGCAGAAGCATTTACATACATTCCTGCTGCAATTCAATATAGTATGAAAACAAAATTTAAAAAACCTCCACCCGATCCGGGCAGAGGTTCAATCACTAAAAAATTATATTTTCGCAAATTCGCCTGCGACTTTCTTTTCTGTTTTCTTTTTTTCTTCCGTATCTTCCATTTTCGTCATCGTCAGTCCTGTAACACCATAGAACAGTGAAACGAGCGGTGTAATCATCGCCAGGAAGCAGAATGGAAGATAGACGCTAACCGGTACACCGAGCGTAGCTGCTGTGAAAATGCCGGCTCCCGTCCATGGGATGAGTGCGCCGCCCTGTGTGCCTGTGTCTTCAAGCACTCTTGACAGGTTCTCCGGCCTCAAATTCAATCGCTCATAAACCGGTCGCATGATCGTTCCGCCCATGACGATTGAGAAGTAGATAGAACCACCGATCGCCAATGCCACATAGCTTATAATAATCGTAACAAAGGTGAGGACACCTGTGCTTTCAATTTTATGGATAAACGGTGCAACGAGTGCTTCCAATACGCCTGCTTGCGCCATCATGCCGCCCAAGCCAAGAGCAAATAAGAACAAAGCGACAAGTGCGAACATGCTGCTTAATCCGCCCCGCACCAATAAGCTGTCGACAATTTCAATTCCGGATTCCACTGAATAGCCGCCATAGAAGAAATCAACAGTTTGAGTGAACGAGAACCCCTGATAGAAAATGGCAACCAGGCCGCCGACTGCCGTTCCGATAAAAATTGACGGAAGCGCCGGTTTTTTCAGCATGAGCAGTCCGACCAGCACAATGATTGGAATCATCGGGACAAGCCCGAGGCTGAAATTGTCTGCGAGGAACGCTGTCAGCTGTGTAACACTTTGTTCGTTCACAGTAGCGGCCGTATATTTCAGCCCCATGAATGTGAAGATGATCGCTGAAATGATAAAAGCCGGTACAGTTGTCCAAAGCATATGTCTAATGTGTGTGAATAAATCGGTTTCCACAACGGTCGGTGTTAAATTCGTTGTGTCTGACAACGGTGACATCTTGTCTCCGAAATAGGCGCCGCTTATAATCGCCCCTGCGGTAAGCCCGACCGGCACGCCCAGCGTGGCACCAACACCCATCAGCGCAATCCCTGCTGTCCCGATGGTTCCCCATGAAGTGCCTGTCGCCAGTGATACCAATGAACAAAAAACCAAAGCTGTCACCAGAAAGAATTGAGGCGAAATCGTTTCAATTCCATAGTAAATCAGTGTAGGTACGGTTCCGGATGCAATCCATGCACCGATTAAAATACCGACGGTCAGTAAAATCAGCGCGGGCTGTAACGCCTTGCTCATCGATGTGGTCATCGATTGCTCTACTTGTTTGTAGGTGAATCCCAGTCCCATCATGAATGGAACCAGCACAAGTACGCCGATAAACATCAGAATTTGAATCGGTGCATCAAATGCGAGAATTCCAATGGCGATGATTGCAGCCACTGTTCCCAGCATAGCCAATGCATACAAAAATGATGGTTTCTTAATATTATTTTCTTCAATATCCGTTTCCAACAAACCACTCCTTAGTTTTTTTATCTGGGATTGGTCTGCAATTCATCTTACGGGGAGAAACCCTGAATATGTTGTAAAATGAAGGATTGGGGGATCCAGGCAGAATCCCATAACCGTTGTCACAATGGTAATTACATGAGACCTTCAGGGCGAAAGGAATCATCGGAAATTCTTATGTAAGATACCTTGTCATCGACCACTGTATAAACGGTATATGCACATTTTACCAAAGAACTGAATGCTTTGCAAACCACCCTCCTACAGCCGCAAGGACCAAGCATATCATGTCATTTCCCAACCCGGATATCTTATTCAAATTAATGTATTAATATGCTTTCCGGCACAACGGAGTGTTAGCGTTTTTTAAATTTGGACAGCGTTTTATCAGCATCTATACTTCCCGGGAATTTATCATATTTTTTGTTTTTGGGCATTAAAAAGGGGCTGTCCAAAAAGCCCTTAGGCGTATCTTGCTCAGATGTTCTTCCATAATGGAACGGCTTCTGCTGCACAAACACCCGCTTGCTCCTGCGCAAGCGAGTCGCAGATAAAATCGTTTGCCGCGGACGAACGGCCAAGCCTCCTCTGCCGGCTCCGCCGGCATGCGGAGTCTTGATCCGTCCGTTTTTCCGCAGGCAAGCTGAGGGCTCTTGAAGAGCCCTCAGCTTTGCGACGAAGCTAGCGAAGCGATGCAGGAGCAGTCTGGGTTTTCGCATTTCTGCTGGCTTCTGCCGTTCCAAGCTAGTTAAAGGAGACAACCATGTAGAATGCATAAAGGCGGGAAGACCGGCGGCGACTCCTGCGGGACTAGCACGAGCTGAAGACCCTGGACCGAGCATAGCGAGGGAAGCGGCTAAAGCCGTGCCCGCGGAAAGCGTCCGCCGGGCCGAACCCCAGCTACTTCTTTACGAATAGAAAAAAGGGCTGCCCCGGAGGTCGTTTTTCATGACCTTTTCGGACAGCCCCTAATAGGTTGAGCTGTAGTTATTGGTTCCGTTCCAGCTCCTGGTACTCTTTCATATACGGGCCTTCCTCAGCCACTGCCGAGTGATAGAGCGCTTTGATCGCCAAGTTCTTTTCCAGGCCCATGTCTTTTTTGATGCGCTTCAGTTCATCATGCAATTCCCGGTGCTCGTTGATCAGCTTCGTCATTGCCGTTTTATTGTATTTCATGCTGTCACCTCCTAGTTCATTATCTTGATGAACACTACTTTTAAATAATTGAATTCCGGATAGTTATGCGGAACCTTGAAATCCTCCGGCAACTGGTGCTCTTCCAAAATTTTATAACGGGTATTCGTTTCAGTGAATGCTTTATCGATAAAGGATTTGAATTTTTTCATGTTGAAGCTGGCATTATTGGTCGATGCAATAATCATCCCGCGGTCACTGGTGATTTTCAGCGTATCCTTAAGCAATTTCGGATAGTCTTTTGCAGTGCTGAACGTCTTTTTCTTCGTGCGCGCGAAGCTCGGCGGATCGAGTACGACGACATCGAATTTCAGCCCGTGACGCGCGGCATAGCTGAAGTAATCGAAGACATCCATCACCTTGATATCCTGGGCTTCAAAATCAATGCCGTTTACAGCGAACTGCTCAATCGTTTTCGGCCGGCTGCGTTTTGCGAGGTCCACGCTTGTCGTCTCCGTCGCACCGCCAAGGACGGCAGCAATTGAAAATGCACCTGTATAGGAAAATGTATTTAGCACTGTTTTTCCGTCTGCGTACTTGTCCCGCAACGCTTTCCGGACTTCCCGCTGATCGAGGAAAATTCCGGTCATGGCACCATCGTTTAAATCGACGGCAAAACTCATTCCGTTCTCTTGGACAATCAGCGGGAACTCCCCCCGCTCCCCGGACACATAATCATCCTGTTCCACATACTGGCCGTTGGTATCGAAGCGCAGTTTCTCGTATATTCCGCGCGGTGCCGCTACTTCTTTTAACGCTTCGTACACTTCTTTACGGAATGAATAAATGCCTTCACTGTACCAGTTCACAACATAAAAATCGGCATAGAAATCGATGATCAGCCCGCCGATGCCATCGCCTTCACCATTAAACATACGGAATGCTGTCGTATCCTCAGCTGCGTAAAGATGATGTCGTTCAGCTATTGCTTTCCTGATCTTTCCGGCGAAGAACCGGCTGTCGATTTCCTCTTTTTCACTGCGGGTCAGCACCCAACCGATTCCTTTGTTCTGCAGGCCATAATAACCTGTTGCGACATAATTACCTGTTGAATCGGTCAGACGCAGTAAGTTCCCCTCTTTTGGCAGCACCCCCGGTTTCTCCAGTGCATCTTTTAAAACCAACGGATAGCCATTTTTAATCGCTTTAGCCGAAGCCGGTTTTAATTGAAGTTCTGCTGACTGTCTCATTACGTCACCCTTACTGTCATATTAGTCTCTTCATTATGGCATTTTTACCGCCAAAATGAAAAAAAGCCGACGATTCATCCACAGATAAATCGCCAGCTCTTCATTTTGCATTGAATGTCAGAATGTTTTCCTGCTTTTATGTCGCGGCTGAAGAAGCTGCTGCCTGATCCGCCTTTACACAATCAATCGCGACAGTGAGGGCAATGAGTACAGTCTCCCATTCCTCATTTACAACTTGAACCCTGTAACTGTCTCCCCACGAAAACCATTCCTTGCTCACATTGCCGACCGCCTGTCCATGCTGAAGCACTTCAAAATCCATATCCCACCAATTGCCCTGCACTTCCATGCCAGCCGTATCAATCACATAGCGGGCCTTGAAAAAAGAAAATTCCTTCTTGATCGTCAGCACTTCCTGCCCGTTCACTTCCACAAAGAATTTCGGCAGAAAACTGAACGTCTTTTTCGTAATGACCGCCACTTCATCTCTTTCAGTGTTCAGGATAGCGAATGTCTTTGGAATTCGCAGAAAGCTCCCTTCCACATAATAGGCATCCTTTCCCTGCTGGTCCTTTACTGTGAACTTGCCGCTTAAACTAAGGACTTTTTGCTTGATGTAGAGCTGTCTCATGAATGTGCTCCTTTCTGCAACGTCTCTATTGTTTTAAAACAACCATGTTAGTCAAAGAGGAAAGTCAGGCTGTCCGTATGTATGCTTTTTCAGTACCGGATACTAAGCAGCAGCATCATTCATTATTCATGAAGTTCTGCTTCGCCAAGTAATTCAGCACCGTCTGTGAAAACCGGGTATGGGTTTCCTTCGTATATTTAGCGATCGTATAGATTTGCGCAAGATTTTTCAATTCCAGCTCTTCAGTCATCTCTTTCAGTTTCGGAACAGCCATATAGCGCTCCCAGCCCTTTTCATTTCGCTCTTTATAGATTTCGGTTATTTCTTCATCTGTGTAATCCTGGTACTGGTCGTAATGAACAAGGCCATGCCGTGGAAGCCGGTCCCGCGGTGCAGGATTTTCTGCTGGATACCCAAGTGAATATCCCACAATCGGCACAACGTTTTCCGGCAGGTTCAGGATTTCACCGATCTGATCACAATTGGCGAGCGTCGAACCCATGTAACAGACGCCGAGGCCGGCATTTTCCGCTGCCAGCGCGCAATTCTGCGCAGCCAATGTCGCGTCAATGGCTCCGATCATCAGGCTCATAAAATTGTCGAAATGCACAGGCGCGTCATTGAGGGCAAGCCATTTCCGCATCCGGTTAAAATCTGCGCAGAATGTTACCAGTACCGGTGCATCCACTACCATGGACTGCTCCATGTGCGGTTCATACAATTTTTTCTTAAGTTCTTTATCTCTCGTTACAATTATCGAGTAGGTTTGCATGTTCCCGCTTGAAGAAGCCCGAATTCCCGCTTCCAATATTTCATCCAGCAGGTCCTGGCTGACTTCCCTGTCTTCGTATTCCCGTATGGATCGGTGTCCA
Above is a genomic segment from Planococcus lenghuensis containing:
- a CDS encoding malate:quinone oxidoreductase, with translation MSDMPKKTDVIMIGAGVMSATLGSLLKELAPEWEINVFEKLSGPGAESSNEWNNAGTGHAALCELNYTPEKPDGSIDITKAIKVNEQFQLSRQFWSFLVNNKRISNPEDFIMSLPHMSMVRGEENVTFLKKRFEALSASPLFQGMEFSEDPAKLKEWIPLIMEGRSADEPIAATKIDSGTDVNFGELTRMLFNHLAGENIAVHYEHSVQDIKRTADGSWEVKVHDIANNKIEYHTAKFVFIGGGGGSLPLLQKTGIPESKKIGGFPVSGLFLVCDNPEVVERHHAKVYGKAQVGAPPMSVPHLDTRFIDHKKTLLFGPYAGFSPKFLKTGSYLDLIGSVKPANLLTMLSAGAKEIPLTKYLIQQVLLSDEKRMDELRAFVPDAKSEDWRTVTAGQRVQVIKDTEAGGKGTLQFGTEIVTAEDGSIAALLGASPGASTAVHAMLEIFKKCFPQHLEAWEPKIKEMIPSYGVSLNDNPELFREVHAETAETLGLAKREPVYKLS
- a CDS encoding mannitol-1-phosphate 5-dehydrogenase is translated as MKQTVHFGAGNIGRGFIGALFAQSGYHVTFVDIAEQVIGKLNDLGTYEVRLAQPEEETMTIENVSGLNNMHQEDAVIGAIQSAAYVTTAIGPTILPRIAPLIARGITARVNATDDKLYIIACENQIGATDILKAHVMEHLDDEVKAGLEEKVYFFNSAVDRIVPIQDQESLDVLVEPYYEWVVETTEEIPHVEGMKLVAELAPFIERKLFTVNTGHAVIAYLGYLEGKETIDQTLADPDIEQQVRETLKETGAYLVKEYGLDEAEHLEYINKNIERFKNPYLNDGVTRVGRAPIRKLGPEDRLIRPATQAQKAGLSYMNMAKAIAAALLFDNPEDEEAVQLQEMVQRDGLTSVLNSVSGLPEDSEITEEIIRQYELLKTK
- a CDS encoding BglG family transcription antiterminator, yielding MFITFREKSIIELIVRTSGKHTVHSLSTYLNVSVRTIQRDLKSVEKLLMQFDLVLKRTANDGLFIDGKNEQIYRLIQNLTSVRPTDETPEERKLNLLITLLHDGPSFKKQVLANQLGVSTATLSAYLNDLAEWIGKFSITLTRKRGVGVEVGGEEANKRHALANYFLIHFYEEIIENLYQLQLGKPMEGNVLGYFSPRYLTLVDGLVNEKINKEQGRLADSDYIGLVIHTCLTIQRTEQGFLLQQEDETANEYTSEYELINGVADELESALSIALTGSDIHFLSIILRGSKVQAADLVYYDNVLLGKLIKNMILDVSSSLHVNLADDFSLYQGLLAHMGPSIFRLKQKLELFNPLTEEIKRKYPMLFMAVKKSLETEFPDIDFPADEIAFIVLHFGSALLMNEERIKLNAIVVCPTGIGTSKMLASRIQKELVEIDSVAISSINDFQSGNFHDYDIVISTIRLPVTDVDYIMVSPLLSDRDIRDIENYLQDHLEKIISRKRYLNAGNQFEEPAQPNQPNVQTLLQEIKDVHSSMESILTNLKVYRKQQVADHRLVLQEMVEQSTRDGLITNPESVQRELEEREKKGGLGIPDTNIGLFHCRDESIRELIFQVAHLDKPCPIKGMDGETVHMNNLLLMLAPVSMSVREQEILSLISSSLIESDVAMMIFSSSNENMIRKKLEDLFLDYLQHNLIKE
- a CDS encoding PTS mannitol transporter subunit IICBA, with the translated sequence MTRTADRPNGRGNAKVAVQKFGNFLSSMVLPNIGAFIAWGLITALFIPTGFFPNERLAELVGPMITYLLPLLIGYTGGRLIYDQRGGVVGAIATMGVIVGAPDTPMFLGAMLMGPTGGFVIKKFDQLIEGKIRTGFEMLVNNFSAGILGAALALFAYWIIGPIVAAVTELLTLGVDWLVDTGLLPLTSILIEPGKILFLNNAINHGILTPIGLEQVQETGKSVLFLLEANPGPGLGVLLAFMLFGKGVAKQSAPGAAIIHFIGGIHEIYFPYVLMKPMLLLSVIAGGMSGVFTLVLLNGGLVAPASPGSIIAITAVTPEFLVLLANYAAVLVAATVSFLISATVLKASKETDEDISAATAKMEQMKGKKSSVAGLTAGGVAPTAGAAGTASGSGVMPSNVHKIVFACDAGMGSSAMGASLLKKKVKEADMDITVTNTAISNIPSDAQIIITQEKLTPRAENKAPDAYHISVDNFLSSPEYDRLIENLKSDSGVAEPQVELVEESETDAVGTTPHMAEEEEDSLLLEENIFINQEFATKEEAIRFAGEALVRGGYVEESYVEEMLKREEITTTYMGNNVAIPHGTEAAKKAVIKSGFTVVQVPNGVDFDGESAKLIFGIAGKDGTHLEILSGIAVICAEQENVDELVQAKTAKEVKEIINRS
- the nhaC gene encoding Na+/H+ antiporter NhaC; its protein translation is METDIEENNIKKPSFLYALAMLGTVAAIIAIGILAFDAPIQILMFIGVLVLVPFMMGLGFTYKQVEQSMTTSMSKALQPALILLTVGILIGAWIASGTVPTLIYYGIETISPQFFLVTALVFCSLVSLATGTSWGTIGTAGIALMGVGATLGVPVGLTAGAIISGAYFGDKMSPLSDTTNLTPTVVETDLFTHIRHMLWTTVPAFIISAIIFTFMGLKYTAATVNEQSVTQLTAFLADNFSLGLVPMIPIIVLVGLLMLKKPALPSIFIGTAVGGLVAIFYQGFSFTQTVDFFYGGYSVESGIEIVDSLLVRGGLSSMFALVALFLFALGLGGMMAQAGVLEALVAPFIHKIESTGVLTFVTIIISYVALAIGGSIYFSIVMGGTIMRPVYERLNLRPENLSRVLEDTGTQGGALIPWTGAGIFTAATLGVPVSVYLPFCFLAMITPLVSLFYGVTGLTMTKMEDTEEKKKTEKKVAGEFAKI